gttcacatagctagtaagtgaacTATGAGTGATGGACCTGGGATTCTAACCTGATTTGTCCAACACCAGAGAAGGTTATATTAAGTATTACTGAAGATTTGAGCggtggagcccagaggagggctATGAACTGACCCAATGAACTGAACTTTCTGCTCTGCACACAGAGCTGGAccttgaacccaggccacctgACCCCCAGCTGTGGGGTCTTCATGTCCTCATGGTAATAGCGTCCACTCCCACTCATGCCTGCTTCTCCAGGGGAGGGGTGCCTGGGGCCAAGAGACTGGGTCTTGGGAGCCTGTCCTGGTGTTGGGTTGGGGCGTGGCTCAGGGGAGGCCCCATCCCATCCCCGGCTCTGCCCCTTCTCTGTCCAGGCCAAGTGGAAGCGCCTGGCCTCGGAGGGCAGTGCCCATCTGGACATGTTTGAGCACATCAGCCTCATGACCCTCGACAGTCTGCAGAAATGTGTCTTCAGTTTCGACAGCAATTGCCAGGAGTGAGTCCTGGCCCAGGGCCTCGGAACATGGGCCATAGATGCAAGGGAACAGACAGAGGGAGGACTGACCAGGGCAATCAGAagggccttcctggaggagaagggTCCGAGCCGGACACTGAagcagggaaggggaaagagagagagcaatcCTTTTGGGTAGGTAGAAATGTTTGATACAGGCCAGGAGGCTAGGACGAGCAGAGTGTGTACAACAATGTAGAGACGCCTGGGAAATAGGATTGGAGGTGTAGGCAGGGGTAGATCTTAATGACATTCAAAAGCCAGGCAAAGGAATATGAACTTGATCCTAAGGTTTCCAAGGAGCCATGGAAGGTGTTTGAGCAGATGAGGATCATGGTCAAAGCTGAGCTTGGACATCTGACTCTAGAGAAGACTTGTGTAGACACAGGATGCAAGGAGACCATGGAGAGGAGTAGGCCTGAACTTGGTGGAGAAAATGCAGCAGATTtgggagaaactgaggaagaatGGGCAGGATCAGATATTGTGtaggagaaagaggagatgaaTGTGATTCTCAAGCTTTGCCCTGGTGTCTAGGACATGAGACAGCTCACAGAtatgggaggcagagagaagcatgATGAGGGCACTCTTTTATGGATGGCATGTGGTCCTGGGTTTCTGGCTGGGAGGTGCTCCTAGGGTTTCCCATGAGTTGAGAAGCTGCTTCATAATGCTCTCTCTGGCCTGGGCCTGCAGGAATCCCAGCGAATATATTGCTGCCATCTTGGAGCTCAGTGCTCTTGTGACAAAACGGCACCACCAGATCTTCATGCGCATGGACTTCCTGTACTACCTCACTCCCGACGGGCGGCGCTTCCGTAGGGCCTGTGACCTGGTGCACGACTTCACAGATGCTGTCATCCAGGAGCGGCGCCGCACTCTTTTTAGCCAGGATTCGCATGACCTCCTCAAGGCTAAGGCTAAGACCAAGACTTTGGACTTCATCGATGTGCTCCTGCTGGCCAAGGTGGGCTTCTCTGGGATCTGAATTCAAGAGGTAGGATGGACCTTGATTTCAAATGTCAGATAGGAGAACTTAGATTTGATGCAGAGGGTGCTAGTGAAGGTGtatgaggaaggaagggacaggTCAGAGATAAGTTTTAGGCATGACTCCGTAGAAGGCTGCCTGGAAGGAgtaaggaggaggcaggagaccaggGAGGAGGCTTGTGGGGTGGGCTCTGGAGATGATAAGAGAAGGATCCCACTTGGATGATGGAGCTTCAGGGACTGTTCAGGTTAGACTCAGGCACCCTCAGAGCTGGTGTGATTCAAAGGGTCTTCTTGTCCTTTCTCCAGGATGAAGATGGGAAGGAACTGTCAGATGAGGACATCCGAGCTGAAGCTGACACCTTTATGTTTAGGGGTGAGAATACAGAAGGGGCAGGGGTCTTTCTATCCCAGGGACTTGGCTGGTGGTCCCTGGACAACCTTGTcaccctccatcctccccatTCTCACTGAGGGCCTTAATGTAAGGACGCTGTCCACCTTCTGGTGCTGAAGCCTCCCAGAAACCCAAACTTGTCTGGCTGCCTCTCAGGACATGACACCACAGCCAGCGGCCTCGCCTGGGTCCTGTACAACCTCGCGAGGCACCCAGAGCACCAGGAGCGCTGCCGGCAGGAGGTGCGAGAGCTCCTGAGGGACCGTGAGCCTAAAGAGATTGAGTGGTGAGTGCAGGTGCACATGGTCTGTTCCTGAACCCCTCTGTCATTTCTACTTAGTGGGAATAGGAGCAGAACCCACAGGTAGGGTCTGGTACCCAGCCTGGAGAGCAGGAGAAAGTTTGCAGACTTTTGAGACAGAAAGATCTGAGTGTCCACACTTATTGCCCCACTAACTTGCTATGTGACTAATAAaatcaattctcttttcttcatgccactttcctcctctgtaaattggcagggagggtggggagtcTCTCCCCCACAGAGCTGCAGCAATGTGTGTAGAACAGATGCCACTCAGAATGGATTCAGTAAATGCActtctcccctctctttttttctgcctgatgttgcattttttccccaaagagccAAGCTGcccttaatttttattctcttctccaaTTCCCGCCTAATAGTCTATTCCAGGGGTTTGCAAGAGGTCTTTGGGAGTAAAAAATCATCCATCTCCTCATTCAGTAAACATATCCTTTCCCAACTGCCCTTTCCCAACTCAGTGTCCAGTTCTGTTCTAGTCctccctgggcagggctgggcagagaggaaaggaggtgaGGCTGGGTAGTGGAACAATGAATACAAATTCACCACTAGATGTGGATAGTGGACAGTGCTCCAGGCCAAGGGGATGGCTTCTGCAAAGACCAGGACAGAAGCGTGCAGGAGTGAGCCTGGCAGTTTGAGGGGAAGTAACAGTGGTTGTATCCTTATGAAATTTACAGTATGAGGAACAAGAGGGGCTCCCGAAGAGGCTGGAGCTGGAAACAGAAACCCCTCTTGGAATGCTTTGGAAACCATGTTACGAGTTTCCAAACCTGTCAGTTCAAGTCCTTTGAAAAGCCAATACCAGATAAAAGATAAGTTGGCAGAGATGCTGCCTTTAGGGGAGTCTCACATTGGGCAGAAATGGTAAGGCAATAGTGGCCACTGGGCTCAGTCTTCGGCTGGGAGCTGCCCAGGTAGCTGTGGTGTTGGCTGGAATGCTGCAGCAGGGCCTGGAGACCCTATAGCTGGAGGCTAAAAGCTAAAAGCACTCCTTGTAGCTGTACAGCATTCTTTCTGGAAGGGAGGTCCATGACTAATGCAAGAGGGCAATGGGAGCCATGGGAGATCTTTGAGTATAGGAGGGACGGGTCGGATATGGGTATTAGAAACATCTTTCTGCAGCTACAGGGGCAAACTGGGGTGGAGGTCGGGGAGAGCTGGGGCCTAGCGGGCCAGGGGGAAGATTCTGATCCAAGGGCTGAAGGACAGTGAGGAGGTGTTGGACTGGACAAACACTTTGGAGGTAGTGCCCTCAACTTCAAGGCTTTGCTTAGCACAGCAGTCCTGTGAGTTGGAGAAATGTTTTTGTGCTTCTCCCAACTTCAAAAAATTATGCATTTGATAAAAATGTACATAGTACAAAATGGTTTACAGTGAATATAagcctccttcttttttttctcccaattttattaagatataattgacatataacattgtataagtttaaggtgtgcaacatgatGATTTGGTACATGGATATATTGAAAAATGAGTACAGTAGGGTGGGTTAATGCACCtaacacctctctctctctttttttttttttagattaaaaaaatttttttcctttttctccccaaagccccccggtacatagttgtatattcttcgttgtgggtccttctagttgtggcatgtgggacgctgcctcagcgtggtttgatgagcagtgccatgtccccgcccaggattcgaaccaatgaaacactgggccgcctgcagcggagcgtgcgcacttaaccactcagccacggggccagccccctaacacCTCTCTCTTATGCCAGCACCCCAATCCCATGGTCGCCTTCGATGGTTTCCTGTGTCCTTCAGACGATGTTCAGTCTATAACCACGTTTATCTGTTCACAGTCTTTCttactcactcattcatctgTCTTGTCGCTCTACAAATGAGAGTATACACAGAGCATTCAGGCATGCTCATCGAAAATATAACTTCAAgatcctttcatttttttaaataaaatataagtttcagaaaattaattttgagttGCAAGATCAATATTGAgaagaaggggccggccccatgggtgAATGGttttcgcacgctccacttcagcggcccagggtttccctggtttggatcctgggcacggacatggcaccactcacaggccacgctgaggaggcgtcccacatgccacgactagaaggacgcacaactaaatatacaactatgtactggggggatttggggagaaaaagcagggaaaagtaaaagaagattggcaacagttagctcaggtgccaatcttaagaaaaaataataataggaagaAGTCTATTTTTTGTGCACAAAATGAAACATCATGGAGAAGATTAGTTTCAACTTTGTTGCCCTCTCCCCAAGCCtagttccttctctgtctcctgaggGGTCTCTAGAGACATCAGTCTGTCATATGTCGTTTCagacctttcttttctcttggaatgtctatgtatgtatatactgtTGCAGTTTAAGAGAAATACACGCATGCCCACACACTTGCTCACTTGTTCTTCTCACTCAACAGCGTGTCTTAGGGCTCCTTTTTCTGAGTGCTGCACAGCATTGCAGTTTACTCAGCTCATCCCTCTATGGAGgatgtatatgaaaatatttgcaattataacatattgccaaattgcctttcGGCATCTCTGTACTGATTTACCCTGTAGTGTGATAGGACCAGTGATCCCTATTTCCTTTTTGATAGCTGTGTAGAATTCCAccatatggatgtaccataatttatttaaacatttccttatCAATGGACATTagtatagttttgtagtatactATAGTCTTTTGCTGTAGCAAACATGATGTAGTGAACATCCATGTATGCTGACCTTTGCTTACATATGTGGGTGTCTCTCCAGAACAAATTCTTAGAAGTAGCATTGCTGACTCAAAGACCATTTGAGTTTTGCAACTTAATAGCTCACAGCAAATCCACTCCTCCAAACAGATTTTGAGAGTGCCAATTATcttgcatcctcaccaacagtgcGCATTATAAAACTTTAAATCACCAACAGTGTGCATTATGAAACTTTAAAACTGTagccaatctgataggtgaaatATAATACTTTGTTATTTTAATGAGCATCACTTTAAGTATGGGTAAAGTTGAGCACTGTTTTCACATGTTGATCagcaatgcatttctttttttgtgaagttTCAGTTTGCATAATTTGTCCTTTTTACATTGagcttttttctagtttttttcatattggtttataagtgttctttaaataaaaagaaaattacttcttTGTCTGTTATGCAAAAATTATCCCCGAGAGtgtcttttgactttatttttggttttggttcaTTTTCTTGTAGtcacatttattaacttttttcttttcttttcttttttttttttttggtgaggaagattggccctgaactaagatctgttgcccatctttctctttttgctcgaggaagatttgccctgagctaacatctgtgccagtcttcctctactttatatgtgggacactgccacactgtggcttgatgagcggtgtgtaggtctctgcctgggatccgaacccacgaatcctgggccaccaaagcagagtgtgcatacttaactactatgctactgggctggccctaacttttttcttttatagcttctgggtttttaaaaaaatcatgcttGGAAAAGACTTTCACACTCTAATACTAAACTGTAAaactcttgtttattttcttctaatgggtttatttatttaaaaaaatattttattaaaaatttaattttgtttatataatacttttgtttttatcttttatatttaatgcttTGTTCCATATGAAATCCATTGGTATAACTACTGAGGTAGgaatcttttttcctccaaatggcTAATTGtctcaaaataatttaatgaatattttgtatttgtcttagaatttttaataatagcagCTTCATGATAaactaaattaatttatatatttgggtttatttctgtactctactctgttctatttatttatatattcatacataaGCACCAAGAAGTGTTCAttatcatactttaaaaaacatttcatacTTGATAAAGTATGTTCTGACGGAGTATGAATAACTTGATAAAGTTTGCCCcatcttattaatttgtttttacaaattttttcttgcattcttatttttccatttgaactCTATGATCGGGTTGGGTAGTTCAAAAAatactcttgaaaattttaattaattagctTTTTGGACCTCAGGTGCGAAGGATGGAGTTGACCATGTCCCCCAATTTATGACTAATTGTCATCATTTTTTCATgcaatatttattcattcccaTTCAGCCCAACTCTCCACTTTCAGTTCTCCACCAATATGATTCGAGAGAGCTTGATCcttttatttgcataatttcttgttttgggtggatgtattttaaaattcacaaatactACAGATCTCATGCTGGTTCTCACCTTTTCCAGAAGCATAGCACTACGATTTCATTAGATTTTATCATCCATGGTCTATGTACACTTTAGATTATTGCTTGGAGCCATCATATAGTACTTCCCTCTCCAATCCCTTACAGCTGAATACTCAGGCTGCTTCCATCTCATCACTGCAGTGAACACTTTGTACATGTGTCTATCACCTGTCTGAGAATCTCTCTGGGATCTATACCTGGGAGCCAACTTGCTGGGTCGTAAAACACACGTTGCCTTTCCCTGACGATACTGAAGCCCTCGAGCATGGCAGCCCCTGTCCACACCTCCACTATCAGTGCTTGAAGTCCCTCTACCCCCACACCTCCTCGTCATTGCCCACCTTGTTAGCTCTTGCCTTGAATAGGTGTGAAGCAACATCTCATTGCTAtacaatttccatttctctgagaaCCAATGACTGAGCATCTCTTCACGTTTTAAATCTCTTGTGTTTGAGCTTCTGTGAATTCCTAGATCATGTCCTCTGCCTACTTTTCTCTTGAGTCACATCTGTCATCTCTCTTGTTGATTTGCAGGAATTCCTTGTATATTCAAGATATTGTTCTAGATCTATATATTTATTGCAGATATCTACAGTGAATCtctcatctgatttttttttggtccGTGGTGTCTTTTATTAAACAGAAATCCTTAATTTCAatgcatatttattcatttttttgtcttccagTTTGAgcttttggggttttatttaaGAATTCCTTCCTACTCCTACGTCACAAAGATGTCGCCTAGGTCATCTTCTTTTAACCTAATTGTCTTACCTTTCACATGTGAGAGGAGACAGCATCCTGTGTATGAAGTAGATGAGGATCTAGTTCTTTCTGTTTCCACATCACCAGTTGTCCGAACCCTTTCTACTAAACTATCCATCCGTCCAGTGGTTTGTAGGGCCTCCTTCACCAGATGCGAAGTTTTCATCTAACCACGTGCAGTATCTgagttctctattttgttccatgagtttgttttcctgttcttgcAATAATACTacaccgtttttttttttttaaattacttcacTTTGGTAATAGATCTTAATATCTGGTAggttgagttctctttctttgaccttttatttttaaaatgacatagcTCTTGAAGTTGAATCCTTTCAAACTGAATAAGATTACCAagttccaaaaaaaagaaaaaaaagccagctaGGATTTtattggattgcattgaatgtattGATTAGTTTACAAATAATTGATACCTTTATAATATTAGGTCATCCCAACTTAGAGTGTGGAGGGGATCCTATTCATTCAAATAACTTCATAAGCCCATTATagagattactttttttttgctttttaattatataattcaaaaaacttttttaaatgcaaatatattaacACTTTTAAGGATACCCTATGAGTATTGTGTTTTCCTCAGAAATGTTTCTAAAGTTTTCTTCTACTAACTTTCGTGGTATTAATTTTCTAATGCTTCAATCCTTGGTCCATGTGGAACTTATCCTGTTATAGGAGTGAGGGTCAGAGGAAGGTGGAGAGAGGGTCTAacggggcaggaggagggctgaGGGGTCTCTGTCTTGGCTCTCTGGATAATTGTTCGGGGGTTTCCTTAGGGACGACCTGGCCCAGTTGCCCTTCCTGACCATGTGCATCAAGGAGAGTCTGCGGTTGCATCCCCCAGTCGCGGCCATTTCCCGCTGCTGCACCCAGGACGTTGTGCTCCCGGATGGCCGGGTCATCCCCAAAGGTGCCCTCAACGTCAAGGGGAGGAGGGTATTGGTCCCATGAGGGGAGACCAGGTCCCGACGACCCTCTCTTCCCCCATAGGGAACATGTGTGTCATCAGCATCTTCGGGATACATCACAACCCGTCAGTTTGGCAGGACCCTGAGGTGCGGCCCTTCCCCGCTtctccatgcccaggacctggtGAGGGGGCGGGGTCCTGACCGGGGAAATCACAGGCTTCGCCTTCTCTGCATGCACACCTGTCTTTTCTGGGGGCGTCGGGTGTCCTGAGAAACCCCACCCAGCAGCCCTGTCTTGGCCTCGCCCGCAGGTCTATGATCCATTCCGCTTCAACCCAGAAAACCCCCAGAAGAGATCACCCCTGGCTTTTATTCCCTTCTCTGCGGGGCCCAGGTGAGGGCAGGGGGTGTCTGAGGCGAGGATGGGATGAGGGTGGTAGGGGCATTCAAAGGATGTGCAAGCCCTCGTGGGGGGCCCAGGCTTCACTCTCCCTgcgggtggggatgggggggtcCCAGGACAGGTTCCCACGCGACGGTGCAGGGATGGGGGTCCCGGGACAGGTTCCGGCGCGATGGTGCGGGGATGGGGGTCCCGGGACAGGTTCCGGCGCGATGGTGCGGGGATGAGGGTCCCGGGCGCCGTCGAGCCCCCACTCCCGCCGCAGGAACTGCATCGGGCAGACGTTCGCCATGACGGAGATGAAGGTGGTCCTGGCGCTCACGCTGCTGCGCTTCCGCGTCCTGCCGGCCGGGGAGGAGCCGCGCCGGAAGCCGGAGCTGATCCTGCGCGCCGAGGGCGGACTGTGGCTGCGGGTGGAGCCGCTGAGCGCGGGCCCCCAGTGACCCGCGGCCTCCCGACCCGGGAGCCACCCCGACCCCACACCTCACTGCGCAGATTCCCAGGAATAAATCTGTGCTGTCACCTCTGCCCCAGCCTATCGGGAGCCAGCAGGGGGCGGTGTTGGCTgcgggggatggggaggggacgTGGTGGGTGGAGGCGGGGCGGTGTCTCTGAGGCCgatgccctgcctgcctctcccgcTGACCACAGGGACCCACGCCGCTCAAGGGTTCTTCTAGAAACCAACGAGGGACTTCATCCTGTGGGCAGTAGGGAGCTGTGGGAGGTGTCTGAGCAGGAGGGGGCCAGGGTGGAGGACGGACGTAAGGGGCACTTTTGAGGCTCTGAGTCACGGAGGAGAACCTGTGCTCTGAGCACTCTGACCTCGGTTCCATCTCCTAATATACCCAATCTTTCCTCACCTCAGAACCCTTCGCTGTGTATCTGTGGTTACTGTGTTACTGTCTTGACTTGAACATGACAAGCCGGATGCTTTATAGTGTGT
The window above is part of the Equus przewalskii isolate Varuska chromosome 20, EquPr2, whole genome shotgun sequence genome. Proteins encoded here:
- the LOC103542412 gene encoding cytochrome P450 4F3-like isoform X1, which encodes MPQLSLSWLGLGPVAASPWLLLLLGGASWLLARVLAWTYTFYDNCCRLRCFPQPPKRNWFWGHLGLAKSNEEGLRLVEDLGHYFRDVYLWWMGPLYPILRLVHPKFVAPLLQAPAAIAPKDMYFYSFLKPWLGDGLLLSAGDKWSHHRRLLTPAFHFEILKSYIKIFNKSADIMHAKWKRLASEGSAHLDMFEHISLMTLDSLQKCVFSFDSNCQENPSEYIAAILELSALVTKRHHQIFMRMDFLYYLTPDGRRFRRACDLVHDFTDAVIQERRRTLFSQDSHDLLKAKAKTKTLDFIDVLLLAKDEDGKELSDEDIRAEADTFMFRGHDTTASGLAWVLYNLARHPEHQERCRQEVRELLRDREPKEIEWDDLAQLPFLTMCIKESLRLHPPVAAISRCCTQDVVLPDGRVIPKGNMCVISIFGIHHNPSVWQDPEVYDPFRFNPENPQKRSPLAFIPFSAGPRNCIGQTFAMTEMKVVLALTLLRFRVLPAGEEPRRKPELILRAEGGLWLRVEPLSAGPQ
- the LOC103542412 gene encoding cytochrome P450 4F6-like isoform X2, whose amino-acid sequence is MTTAAACDASRSPPNGTGFGVTWAWSGLVHSFPQAKSNEEGLRLVEDLGHYFRDVYLWWMGPLYPILRLVHPKFVAPLLQAPAAIAPKDMYFYSFLKPWLGDGLLLSAGDKWSHHRRLLTPAFHFEILKSYIKIFNKSADIMHAKWKRLASEGSAHLDMFEHISLMTLDSLQKCVFSFDSNCQENPSEYIAAILELSALVTKRHHQIFMRMDFLYYLTPDGRRFRRACDLVHDFTDAVIQERRRTLFSQDSHDLLKAKAKTKTLDFIDVLLLAKDEDGKELSDEDIRAEADTFMFRGHDTTASGLAWVLYNLARHPEHQERCRQEVRELLRDREPKEIEWDDLAQLPFLTMCIKESLRLHPPVAAISRCCTQDVVLPDGRVIPKGNMCVISIFGIHHNPSVWQDPEVYDPFRFNPENPQKRSPLAFIPFSAGPRNCIGQTFAMTEMKVVLALTLLRFRVLPAGEEPRRKPELILRAEGGLWLRVEPLSAGPQ
- the LOC103542412 gene encoding cytochrome P450 4F3-like isoform X5, with product MTTAAACDASRSPPNGTGFGVTWACFLKPWLGDGLLLSAGDKWSHHRRLLTPAFHFEILKSYIKIFNKSADIMHAKWKRLASEGSAHLDMFEHISLMTLDSLQKCVFSFDSNCQENPSEYIAAILELSALVTKRHHQIFMRMDFLYYLTPDGRRFRRACDLVHDFTDAVIQERRRTLFSQDSHDLLKAKAKTKTLDFIDVLLLAKDEDGKELSDEDIRAEADTFMFRGHDTTASGLAWVLYNLARHPEHQERCRQEVRELLRDREPKEIEWDDLAQLPFLTMCIKESLRLHPPVAAISRCCTQDVVLPDGRVIPKGNMCVISIFGIHHNPSVWQDPEVYDPFRFNPENPQKRSPLAFIPFSAGPRNCIGQTFAMTEMKVVLALTLLRFRVLPAGEEPRRKPELILRAEGGLWLRVEPLSAGPQ
- the LOC103542412 gene encoding cytochrome P450 4F3-like isoform X4; this translates as MDAGQADTTDDHPPASLLAAIAPKDMYFYSFLKPWLGDGLLLSAGDKWSHHRRLLTPAFHFEILKSYIKIFNKSADIMHAKWKRLASEGSAHLDMFEHISLMTLDSLQKCVFSFDSNCQENPSEYIAAILELSALVTKRHHQIFMRMDFLYYLTPDGRRFRRACDLVHDFTDAVIQERRRTLFSQDSHDLLKAKAKTKTLDFIDVLLLAKDEDGKELSDEDIRAEADTFMFRGHDTTASGLAWVLYNLARHPEHQERCRQEVRELLRDREPKEIEWDDLAQLPFLTMCIKESLRLHPPVAAISRCCTQDVVLPDGRVIPKGNMCVISIFGIHHNPSVWQDPEVYDPFRFNPENPQKRSPLAFIPFSAGPRNCIGQTFAMTEMKVVLALTLLRFRVLPAGEEPRRKPELILRAEGGLWLRVEPLSAGPQ
- the LOC103542412 gene encoding cytochrome P450 4F3-like isoform X3, translated to MDPLPSLTPSLSPLCPGPSPHHSCPSLSCPSHPWSLPSLSAVRLCVKLTNTRFSWAPGARPPPRVPCRMPQLSLSWLGLGPVAASPWLLLLLGGASWLLARVLAWTYTFYDNCCRLRCFPQPPKRNWFWGHLGLAKSNEEGLRLVEDLGHYFRDVYLWWMGPLYPILRLVHPKFVAPLLQAPAAIAPKDMYFYSFLKPWLGDGLLLSAGDKWSHHRRLLTPAFHFEILKSYIKIFNKSADIMHAKWKRLASEGSAHLDMFEHISLMTLDSLQKCVFSFDSNCQENPSEYIAAILELSALVTKRHHQIFMRMDFLYYLTPDGRRFRRACDLVHDFTDAVIQERRRTLFSQDSHDLLKAKAKTKTLDFIDVLLLAKDEDGKELSDEDIRAEADTFMFRGHDTTASGLAWVLYNLARHPEHQERCRQEVRELLRDREPKEIEWDDLAQLPFLTMCIKESLRLHPPVAAISRCCTQDVVLPDGRVIPKGNMCVISIFGIHHNPSVWQDPEVYDPFRFNPENPQKRSPLAFIPFSAGPRNCIGQTFAMTEMKVVLALTLLRFRVLPAGEEPRRKPELILRAEGGLWLRVEPLSAGPQ